In the Leishmania donovani BPK282A1 complete genome, chromosome 29 genome, one interval contains:
- a CDS encoding serine/threonine-protein kinase, putative, translated as MPSPCPSSSSPLLGSITNGIRSPSRGPVQQQQQQHQLHAPMRLRLHEDGNIRACPEKSGGGVSQACAPPLPAASASARGKEEPSAKRHHAEPSSCPGPDGDSSSVGRSAAATAVTIAAPLLSTSNPSSRAAPSPFRFLCTSLGGCPVVGAKGARVHLPGSSASCDVSGSVAPRDLSTTSAHSKAHSTAAVVRASPSSGVVSPPLSATYPSLVSASRGARVVCSHPQPASASSVPGAIIDTSAPSPVPSRPHRIHQHELRPADFRREEVLGEGSYSIVTLATHRASGLCFALKEIDRSRLRWRPLEAQLRWEINLQRTLRHPHIVRLYSYFITPDCISLVLEYCSGGTLLSRLRAAPQHRLSERQASRYTRHVAKALTHLHGLGVAHRDLKLENVLIDADGIAKLADFGWSRPVVHPLPPSKSAATAQTAGDRNDVPCSSAEHDTSNEDPTEGVAEGRRTVCGTLDYLSPEMVSGQAHSAKTDVWSLGVMLAEMLTGTPPFYTESTQQTLYAIQRLPPNLTGLRPKGRGPGLTGSGASATGNVCLTLDEPVALSAGALSLIHAMLQKDPSARPTMQEVLGHAWLQKTR; from the coding sequence ATGCCATCGCCATgcccctcctcatcctcgcctCTGCTAGGCAGCATCACCAACGGTATTCGCTCGCCGTCAAGAGGtccagtgcagcagcagcagcagcagcaccagctaCATGCCCCGATGCGACTGCGTCTACACGAGGACGGCAACATTCGCGCATGCCCAGAGAAGTCTGGCGGAGGTGTCAGCCAAGCGTgcgctccgccgctgccggctgctTCGGCCTCTGCTCGAGGGAAGGAGGAACCGAGCGCAAAGCGTCATCATGCAGAGCCGTCATCTTGCCCGGGACCAGACGGCGACAGCAGTTCTGTCGGCAGgagtgcggcggcgacagccgTCACCATTGCCGCTCCTCTGCTTTCTACATCAAACCCCTCTTCGCGGgctgcgccttcgccttttcgttttctgtgCACATCTCTCGGTGGGTGCCCGGTGGTCGGGGCGAAGGGTGCACGCGTTCACCTGCCAGGCTCGTCAGCAAGTTGCGACGTGAGCGGCAGTGTCGCTCCGAGGGACCTTTCGACCACATCTGCGCACTCAAAGGCGCATTCCACGGCGGCCGTTGTGCGGGCCTCGCCCTCGTCGGGCGTCGTTTCACCACCGCTCTCTGCGACTTACCCCTCCCTGGTATCTGCTTctcgcggcgcgcgcgtcgtTTGCTCTCATCCTCAGCCCGCATCGGCGTCTTCAGTCCCTGGCGCTATCATTGACAcatcagcaccgtcgccagTGCCATCGCGGCCGCACCGCATCCATCAACACGAGCTTCGCCCCGCAGATTTCCGTCGTGAGGAGGTGCTCGGTGAGGGGAGCTATTCGATCGTCACCCTTGCCACGCACCGTGCGTCGGGCCTGTGCTTCGCGCTGAAGGAGATCGACCGAAGCCGCCTGCGATGGCGAccgctggaggcgcagctgcgctgggAGATCAATTTGCAGCGgacgctgcgccacccgcACATCGTGCGACTCTACAGCTACTTCATTACGCCAGACTGCATCAGTCTCGTGCTGGAGtactgcagcggcgggaCGCTGCTGAGTCGGTTGAGAGCTGCACCACAGCACCGCTTGTCGGAGCGGCAGGCATCGCGCTACACTCGCCAcgtggcgaaggcgctgaCACATCTGCACGGGCTCGGAGTGGCGCACCGAGACCTGAAGCTGGAAAATGTGCTCATCGATGCAGACGGCATTGCCAAGCTGGCAGACTTTGGCTGGTCACGCCCTGTTGTGCATCCATTGCCACCCAGTAAGTCAGCGGCTACTGCTCAGACTGCAGGCGACAGGAACGACGTACCGTGTAGCAGCGCGGAGCACGACACGAGCAACGAGGACCCGACGGAAGGGGTGGCAGAGGGTCGCCGCACCGTGTGTGGCACTCTGGACTACCTCTCGCCTGAGATGGTCTCCGGCCAAGCACACTCGGCCAAGACAGACGTCTGGTCGCTTGGTGTCATGCTGGCCGAGATGCTGACCGGCACGCCGCCCTTCTACACCGAGTCGACTCAGCAGACGCTTTACGCCAtccagcggctgccgcccaACCTCACCGGCTTACGCCCTAAAGGCCGCGGGCCAGGGCTCACTGGTAGCGGTGCCTCCGCCACGGGTAATGTGTGTCTGACCCTCGACGAACCCGTGGCCCTATCTGCAGGtgcgctctctctcattCACGCTATGCTCCAGAAGGACCCGTCGGCGCGACCGACGATGCAGGAGGTGTTGGGCCATGCCTGGCTGCAAAAAACTCGTTAG
- a CDS encoding RNA-binding protein, putative produces MYFVAAAPSSVSPPGVIATSAPLPFGTPMKDMSVSFSNSNSFTAVSAAPPSYEAVALDPKGPRSQTNLFVRKLASAVTEDDMRKLFEQYGTIMSFALMRDIHTGESLGTAFVRYSTHDEARAAMAALDGRELYGRPISIQWAKREHDSTPCGDARRKIHKLFVRNIPLDVTARHLRQIFSKFGSISNVTLHSDTAPAATRDNGDSSRPASQMRNIAFILFQDDDVAEQAVSALHNTCPFDSCEGIPLMVKLAEDNRDRIDRKQRFCESSATNTAAKAFATAMMQSNHLSTAASVSPLTVPLSTPASATLSPPTLSMDVSHNSPIFIHEGHAPSLPPSGQQTLPFTVSAPTSTATPMLQTTVDANGNTAYVYVSPSPNNGVAQQVLPASAAPGQCVIVSNGLQGFTTANRVMPQPSQPFYAAAAPPSVQQYYQTVTLPQVFADAQGQPLQPQPNVFVPGYYSYSPSPQSSQQTPQQVPIFEVQAAPMTHPLRTGASVPKAARDVFQNQSPLQHQLAHAQPPFSVSPQLSSPGGVRESVPMTIFSATDSPVNGTVNPTNTVPPQLQAPMTHVPRSAAAPPSADAKARGHSSLGPTTDGAHAATLMCEVPMPSMVPCIEDDDVTWGNVSAKTPAAAGVSRSL; encoded by the coding sequence ATGTACTTTGTTGCAGCCGCTCCGTCGTCGGTGTCGCCGCCAGGGGTCATCGCGACGTCTGCGCCTTTGCCGTTCGGCACCCCGATGAAGGACATGTCGGTATCGttcagcaacagcaactCCTTCACCGCCGTTTCTGCGGCTCCGCCATCGTACGAGGCTGTCGCGCTGGACCCGAAAGGCCCTCGCAGCCAGACAAATCTCTTTGTGCGCAAGCTGGCCTCGGCTGTGACGGAGGATGACATGCGCAAGCTGTTCGAGCAGTACGGCACGATTATGTCCTTCGCGCTCATGCGAGACATCCACACTGGCGAGAGCCTTGGCACTGCCTTTGTGCGCTACAGTACCCACGATGAGGCCCGCGCGGCCATGGCGGCTCTCGACGGACGTGAGCTCTACGGCCGTCCCATCTCGATTCAGTGGGCAAAGCGCGAGCATGACAGCACCCCGTGTGGCGACGCTCGCCGCAAGATACACAAGCTTTTCGTGCGCAACATCCCTCTCGACGTGACAGCGCGTCATCTCCGCCAGATCTTCTCCAAGTTCGGATCCATCAGCAACGTTACCCTGCATAGTGACACGGCCCCCGCAGCCACCCGCGACAACGGCGACAGCTCGCGCCCGGCCAGCCAAATGCGCAACATCGCCTTTATTCTCTTCcaggacgacgacgtcgcggAGCAGGCGGTGAGCGCGCTGCACAACACTTGCCCGTTTGACAGCTGCGAGGGGATCCCGCTCATGGTGAAGCTGGCTGAGGACAACCGTGACCGCATCGACCGAAAGCAGCGTTTCTGCGAGAGCAGCGCGACGAACACGGCCGCCAAGGCGTTCGCGACGGCCATGATGCAGAGCAACCACCtctccactgccgcctccgtctcgcCGCTGACCGTTCCTCTCTCCACGCCAGCCTCGGCAACGCTCTCGCCCCCGACGCTGTCGATGGATGTCAGCCACAACAGCCCCATCTTCATTCACGAGGGCCACgcgccttcgctgccgccgagtGGGCAACAGACACTGCCCTTCACTGTTTCAGCGCCGACATCCACAGCAACTCCCATGCTGCAAACCACGGTTGATGCGAATGGGAACACTGCGTACGTCTACGTCTCACCCTCGCCGAACAACGGTGTTGCGCAGCAAGTGCTACCAGCTTCCGCAGCCCCTGGTCAGTGCGTCATCGTGTCCAACGGGCTTCAGGGCTTCACGACGGCGAACAGGGTGatgccgcagccgtcgcagccCTTCtacgcggctgctgcgcctccatccGTGCAGCAATACTATCAGACagtgacgctgccgcaggtctTTGCGGACGCGCAGggccagccgctgcagccgcagccgaaCGTTTTCGTCCCCGGCTACTACTCCTACTCTCCTAGCCCGCAGTCCTCTCAGCAGACGCCACAGCAGGTGCCGATCTTCGAAGTGCAAGCGGCGCCCATGACACACCCGCTGCGAACCGGTGCTTCGGTGCCGAAGGCGGCTAGAGATGTCTTTCAGAACCAGTCGCCGCTACAGCACCAGCTGGCACACGCTCAGCCGCCCTTCTCGGTCTCACCGCAGCTCAGCAGCCCTGGTGGTGTGCGGGAGTCGGTCCCGATGACGATCTTCTCTGCGACGGACAGCCCAGTGAACGGGACTGTCAACCCCACCAACACCGTTCCGCCCCAGCTGCAGGCGCCCATGACGCATGTGcctcgcagcgctgcagcgccgccgagcgcCGATGCCAAAGCGCGAGGACACTCTAGCTTGGGCCCGACAACGgacggcgcgcacgctgctACACTGATGTGCGAGGTGCCGATGCCCTCCATGGTGCCGTGTATCGAGGACGATGACGTGACGTGGGGCAACGTCTCTGCTAAAACgccggctgcagctggtgTTTCAAGAAGCTTGTGA